In the genome of Harmonia axyridis chromosome 4, icHarAxyr1.1, whole genome shotgun sequence, the window CCCAAGTAGGAATCTTCACAAGTTTACCTCTAGGCCCACATTGGGATGCGACAATACCCAAAAGTATCAATAGCATATACTTATTACACACTGCAGTTTATTGACCTCTTGAACACTAGTTTCAAAAGTATGAATACTTTGGAGTATCAAGGTTATCAGGCTGAGCATTAATTTTTAATAACCTCAAATACTCGTAAATCAATCGGTCAACATATCTTCTAATAATTCTAAAAGTctctttttttgtgaatatgaAGTAAATACAAGAAAAGGGTATTCAAGATTTTAATAGAAAGCATTCCATTCCCATTTTATGAAGGGGTGGTACTAAATGCTAGAGTACAATTTGATAATGTTATTGACTACCGAATTATAATTAAATAGTGTTATGGGCAATTTTCTGAGGAAACAAGCCAAAATATCGTTTCCTTGTTCCAAGCTGTTATTTTCGCTTTCTCTTTTTtgtttatataatatttcatttataatgaaaatatcttATAGCTAAGGCTGGATTGGCTGATTTCATTCAACCAAGCTTGGGACCTTTACAACCAAACCTTGATGACTATATGGATACTTTTGAGCAaggtgaaaatttcataccaAATTATTTtccttgtttttattttattcatcctTTCCTAGAACTAATGTTATCAAAGCTGCCTACTGTACCTGAAGAACAACATGAATCGATATACAAATCTCCTGTTGGATGGCCATATTCTGAATTGGATTTGATTACGTCTAATACTACAATCTCAGTGGGTATtatattacaataatttttaatCTACTCTTTTTATCGGAGGGACTTAGTGCTTAATATGGCAATAAtacaattaaaatttaaaaaattatttaagatCTGTTTCTTACAATTAAAATTCCATTGGCATTTACTCCCTCTGTAAGGGCTTTATAACTTTATTTTTAGCAATAGTGTTATTTGACATATTTGGATGTGTATCTAATTCAATGATTGTAAtaggttttcattgattttttgttcTCTCTATTATTGAgttgcaaaaaatttttttgtgcgCTTCTTCTCTGAACCGATCTCTTTATCATTTCGTTACAATATCTGTAATTCTAGAATTTTGaaccgggaatggtctcaaaccaTAAGCATAAGGGTTTTCTATGGCCATTCGAAATTTGCACTTGGATGTATGAAATGAAAGTTTTaattttgtgcaaaatttcatgttgatgaaAAAGTttgatctttattgatattGACGGAATCATAACACCAATGACCCTACCTGGGACTCGAACCCAGATTTCTGGTGGTCATTTCATGTTGATCTCTTAACTAGTACCATAGCAAATTTAAGGCggatattggaaaataaatattaaatattttcgtGAAATCAGACCAGATAGTTTCGTGCGTCAtcagaattatagaaaattcaagcggtATATCGAAAAACTAAAACCCAACATTTGAGATAGATTAGAGAAGAGGTGGAAGATGGATTTGAATATTCTTCGAGTAGTAGGAAATAATATtgattgtgtaaaatttgcagtgttttttgtATCCTATATGAAGTAAGATTAATATTTCTCTTATAGGGATCCAGCTCATCTCAAGCTCAATATAGCCAAACGATACAATCAGTTCCTGTTGAAAAAACACAAATGTTAACTCCACAAACAATACAGTCATCCAATTTTAATCAAGTGCTGTTGCCAATAGAGAGTACCTATTCCCAAAGACAACCGCCACCAGGTAATTTTCAATGTTAACTTATATCTAAATTATTTGATGATTTtgctaaatttcatcaaaatatttatgaaaaccttttttttattcaaagtaCCACTCTGTAGCTCAAAAGTTACGATGTTTAGGACATAGATTTTTGATAACTTTTTTCTTATAAACACCTAATGATTCTTTTCCTGAAACCCCCTGTATATTTAGAAGGTgcagaaaatatataatttcataAGATATTTGTTCTTTCTCTTGAGATAAACTTACTTCACGTGATTGGTTAATTTGGAATTTTATTTTACAGCTCCTCCTCCTACATATCAAACTGATGTTATCTCAAGAACCAAATCTTCGGAGCGTTCCAACAAATTTGTTGAGAATCAGATTATGCAGAATAATACGatttatagaaatttttcagaCCCACCTCGAAATATACCTTTAGGAATTTGTGAAGATATAACAAGTGAGTTGAATAGTTTGTAAATGAACTTGCAACATATCAATTACATGGATTGAAATTCTATGATAATcatatgttgaattttttttaatgtcctgttttttctcgaattcaagtattttgaataattgctgttgttgtagaaaaaaaatcatgaatcatatgtaacagatttttttttcagcaacGAAAAATCCTCAACAATCTCAACCATCACTGAGCACCATGAGTGAAGCCTCTCAGTTCAAGTTACCACAAGCAGCTGCAGATCTAAGACCTGTTTCTAATCAAGGTTACAAATTTTCTCAGCCTCTGGCTAGACCCAACATCAAATTTACAACACCAGTTTCCCAGGTACACAACACCACAATGCACTATCCCTCAGTGCAATCtcaaaattataacacttattcTCCTACCTATAAAGTAGTAAGTAGGTTTCTCACTATTGAAGCATGTTGGGGGGTTGCTACAATCATGTGGAGGTCACAAATGCTTttcctaataaaaaaattaacatctATTCTGGATAACTACATTAATTAAATGCGATGCCAAGTAATTCGAAATATTATTTACTGAATCTTTGCCAATACTGTATAATATACATCTGTTAAGTGCTCTCTTTTTGAACTTAACAAGCTCAAATCtctattcaatttcaatgaccTTTAATTGTTGTGCCAGCTGCAAGGTTTATATGTCTatcttatatatttatttaacgGTGTTAAATTCTTGGTAATGAATATTCAACAATCATAAATATGTCTAAGCTGAGCTAGAGTTGATAATAGATTAGAAGAGCACCATATACTAGAAAGGTGGTATTCGAGGTAGTATTTGTATCGCCAAGATTGTGATGCGCCGGTGGATTTAGAAGATTCTGGCGATCTAGCATTGAACACTCCAAACACTATCATCCCTAGCGAAAAAAAATACTAGACGGAATCAGCGCGCTTTAAGATCTAAGTTCGACGAATTCACCATAGACGAGGAAAAGTATCGGCCTTAACGCGGAGCCTTGTGGGACGCCACTTGTCGCATCTGGCGAAATCCAGATAAATAACATCAACTCGTGTTTTGATGTCGATCCCAGTCATTATTCATACTGCAGAAGACAATTGATAGAAGATCTACCCTTTAGGAACCCAAATTGCTCATTAGGAAAGATATTTTCTGGTATAATGATAATATCTGCAATACTGGACATTGTCGGTGGTAAACTTGTGGACCGAGAATAAAAATTATGTAACATGCAAGTCTAGATAGATGAAGTTTCTTCTCTTCTTCTTGGTTCTTCTCAGAGCCCTTTTTAGGACCACATTCCTGGAGACCATAGACCGATTCTTGAGAAATTATCGGTAAGGATTAACCAGACAAAGCATGGAAACAGCTCAATAGTCAATACTCAAAAATGTCATGTTAAAATTATAGTCTTCATCAAGAAGCTCAAGAGGAGAAAACCTATTTTCCTCTTATGTTTTGcttatttcaatcagaaattatCGGTAAGAATTAATCAGAGAAAGCATGGACACAGCCTGATAGTTAATACTCAAAAATGTCATGTTAAAACAATAGTTTTCTTCAAGGAGCtcaaaagaagaaaatcaattttcttcttttttctttttctctgATTTCAATCAGATTTTTCATTAAGTACTTGATCATTGTAGAAAATGACATTGGTTGAAATGATTTGAtacataataatttaattttctgccTACTACAAGCCCTACTATTGGATGGGGTCAGTCTCTAGATAAACAAGTGTGCAAAAGCTCCCAACTTTACATTAATGTattaatcaaatatttcattctatatttTGTAAATGTTGTTACAGATATAtaacttttttctttatcataTTGATCATTTTGAATCCTTTCATTTTTCCTTTAACCTCTTTTCtagcattttttttaatcattcatGTGGTTGTCCAAATGAAATCATTGTCATTTTCACAAAAAGATTTATTTTCATATCATTTCATTCTCTCCATTGTAATTTCCCTGAACAGCTTTAACAGAGTTGTTTCATCAACAGCAGAAAATTTGCACAAAGAAACTATTCATTTTATTAGTTTTATAGATTCTCACTTCAGAAtttcattaataataaattattctgAGTATTAAGAACCATGACATCAACCAtagtaataattaaaaaaaaaatcatgacttaaattttttattttgactttttTATTCAGTATGGTATATTTCCATTTCAGAAAGATGAGAATAACCATCATTCAAGAAGTAGTGGACCTTCAAGAACCAAACATCGCTCAAGATCTTCTACAAGAGAACCTATCAAAAGGCCACCTCTCTTATCGGCAGTCAGTGATCCAGCGTTACTGACCCCAACAAACAGTGTCTTACTAACTCAGTTGCTAACAAACAGTAAGTTTTATGCTATCATTAATGTAATAAGGAGTAACCAGTTCGAAtttaaaagttgaaaaaaagattaatcTTATAACATATTGACAAAATCTTTTTTATGTTCTTACCAAGTCAGTGAATGTTACATTAAAAATCAGTGATGTTGATAGAATAGGTAATATtgcattttgttgaaaaaattttgcagGAGAAAATTTAATTAcatttcatcagaaaaattttattgagaaagagaaaaagagttttttattatcattttttcgaTTAGTAATGTGTTCTTAATTTTTCAGATTCTAATGAAGAAACGGTGGCTCCACAAAACAGCAGTGTTCTTTTGACACAACTGTTAACAAATAATGGTGAGATTTTATTTTAGATTATTACTGTCGTATCCCACTTCCAAAAAATTCTTGTTATCGATATGATAGATTAGGTATATGCGAATTGATGTTAATAATTTTCAGCATCTGAAAATTCTAATCTGTATAGACAGAGCCAAAGTCCTGTACAGAATAGTGCAATTAGAATAAAGGAAGAAAGTGGTTTGACCACATATTTGACTGATACACCAGCAACTACACTTATCATAACGTCTCCTGTCACCTTCAATTCTGTGCCATCACCCTCAACAGATCATGTGAGTagaatataaacaaaaattttacattcattAAATCAACCATAtagcttttctttttttttttaattgtacttttattattacaatattacttagttcttttcatgaaaactgCGGAAAAAGGCTTTTTCAAATGACACAGCATGGCTGAACTCTGCTTATTTCAAGAAActccattgaatattttttcatttgaatgttgTTTTCAGTCGATGCTGAACTCCTTCAGTAGCTCAAATAGCCCAACCTTGGACCATGCAGCACAGTGCTTAAATTCTCCAACATCATCGCAGGGTTCTATTGGGTCTCCAATACAAGATTCCGGATCAAGAGATCAACGTAGAGTAGGCCATATTCATGCTGAGCAAAAGAGAAGGTACAACATTAAGAATGGTTTCGATGTAATCTACTCTCTGATTCCCCACCTTAATCAGAATCCAAATGCCAGGGTAAGTATTTAGTGCAACGTTTCATGTCTAAGTTGGTCTTAGCCTTTCTCTTTAACATCCTTTTTCAGTTAAGTAAAGCAGCTATGTTACAAAAAGGTGCTGAATATATCAGGCAATTGAGACAAGAAAGGGAACAGCTGAAAGAAGAAATGAGCAATTTGAGGCAGCAAATAGAAAGCTTGAATACTTCAATCAGgtgaatatcaattttttttttgttaatgtatGTACTTGACGGAAATTcgctataaataaaataaaaataaattaatttccacaaatattttattgtctacgacaattgtttcgccaacatTGTGGCTTCGTTAGGCTTCATGtctggttatttgaaaatgtagCCAGACGAAGTCATAGTGTTGATAAAACAATTGTCATAGAGaattaaatatttgtagaaattATTCTGTTTTTATGTTATTGATAATCTACTCTATTATTAGTTAATACGATTCATTGTCgaatatttattgtatttaaACAACTCCCTTTCCAAAAGGCTTTGAAAGAAAGCGGTACAGGTAGGCGTGTTCGAAATTATTTGGTCTAGTTTATCAAGATTCTGATTtgcagagagagagagagagagagaaacaTAAGAGAGGGAGGGATACTCTATTCATTCCAATATTTAGATATTACATCACAAGTTACTGACTTGCCAGAACTATATAATATTAATAGAATAATTGTCATCAATGCTCGCACTTAAATTTCTTCAggtttgaattttcaacatttctgtcCCCAACAAATATAAATTCTTCACGTTTTCTCTTTACGTAATATATGAGTTAACATCCGACCCAATAAAATTAAAGAGTCCATGCACAATGAATTATGTATGTAGGCAGATAATTGTAGCTAATTTCACACCATGGTGACAGGACTAGAGATTCTGCATGATTATGGTTTCATTGTTATATGAATTATTGCAGTAGAATATTCTTAACATATTGGTGTGAAAGGAacaatttttctctaatttattcaaaaatatactgTACAGTTCAGAATTTCCTGTCTCTAGATAATGAATAATAGAGGAAATgttaaatatttgattttggCAGAATAAGAGATTCCTGAAATCTAGAGCAACTAGAAATAGTTCTTgagaatttcaatgaattagttttttgtttcattcacaatggatattaattttaataagGGTACAGGTAATAGGTAACGCCAGGTTAAATATTTAATTCGTAGAAAtatatacataattttttatgagaTATTAATACATTGGATATTTATTatccatattatatttattatgatttgcttattgaagaaaaaagttagAAACTATTCCAAAAAATCCAGTGAATTCTCTTGAACAAAAATATTTGGTGCCCCAATAATCGCAAACGTTGGAAATGActatatatacaatatttttctttagcAATTGTCAGTCTATGCTGCCCACGAATATAGCACCAATCAATATAAGAAGAGATGGTAAAATGCAAGAATTGTTTGATGAGTATGTGAGAAATAGGACTGTTGAAAACTGGAAGTACTGGATCGTATCCTTTTCATTAATTACGTTCATTTTTAgtgaaatgaaattaatatcattcatgaataatcTTGGAATGCTTTTTTCTTAATAATACACAGTTTAGTCTGATATTCAGGCCCCTTCTAGTGTCATTCAATAACGTAGTATCTACGTCTAGTATGGAGGATTTATATAGGTCCACAATCCTATGGGTAGAGCAGCATTGCACTCTAGGAGATCTCAGGCCAGGTAAGAGTTCAGCGAATTTTTCATCATCATTGTCGGAATCAATGTCCTATGTTCAATTTTGGTTCCAtcataatatttcaaaattaaatccaCGCGTTGATTTTTTATCACAATCCAATGGAATCCGCATCCTAACTTCAATTGgaagttttttgatttttttaataatcatcAAAATTATCCTCAAAAATTTCTAgtaatgtacagtgcatcccattttgggtgagactgccaggtttctcgcttgttatttaagatagagccttgcggttttcacgttcctgtcctactttttcgtgaaactcaagttggtcttatcagattttgcataactgtttccgttcaagagatacagggtgattttggaaattgatacttttcggacccctcctttatctccgaagttattagaaataatgctgaggtaaaaacgtctgaatcagaattttgcgtagaatccagtggcgtactcaatttttttttctgggtatggttttgaagattcaacacaaacctataattttttcaatggaacaccctatatatcattacctcgttgaattcgttatttttttcccttcaaaatgatatgtgATACTATATAgctaggatggtcagaaatgttaaaaaaacactaaaacatcaaataatgatgattttttgttaatggattttccatatgaaaaaaaggattaattggataattttcatttgtgatttttatttatagtagagtaagcaaacaaatataatacactcatcactaatatgaaaaacaaaacgtagatacctacctaatagcaacaaataaataataaaaaaattcataaacattgcataatatcttacagattaaactgttcaaattgctatccattttccctaatacatataatatactacagtaaaagacataacagtctcgaagaacttcgtgcatcaagagaggcagttttccaggatttacaaaaccgcccttttataatattaaatgcactcaggcgtattgaaaagttttgtcaattatgtattagaggaaaatggacagt includes:
- the LOC123678738 gene encoding carbohydrate-responsive element-binding protein isoform X1, with the protein product MFGTNIKSLKVNKPERETIHSGHFMVSHFEAEEQDDEDEVAVPVPEENSNTTTIVPVKQFSTGVKDVLKNTTQQHLEIDTSLSKLFQCMTLAYRQKLTSPKWNRFRGIRLRWKEKIRLNNVIWRCWHLQFIKNWQINICQFASPLDVDTHSKPEAIVLEGKYWKRKLHAVTAEYKKWRMFHRHHSSSHQKDSQDTIMNEVGLWDSQSNESVHMLVDEDYMDLMSDTLFSTITNQPFHFPDSREIAKAGLADFIQPSLGPLQPNLDDYMDTFEQELMLSKLPTVPEEQHESIYKSPVGWPYSELDLITSNTTISGSSSSQAQYSQTIQSVPVEKTQMLTPQTIQSSNFNQVLLPIESTYSQRQPPPAPPPTYQTDVISRTKSSERSNKFVENQIMQNNTIYRNFSDPPRNIPLGICEDITTTKNPQQSQPSLSTMSEASQFKLPQAAADLRPVSNQGYKFSQPLARPNIKFTTPVSQVHNTTMHYPSVQSQNYNTYSPTYKVKDENNHHSRSSGPSRTKHRSRSSTREPIKRPPLLSAVSDPALLTPTNSVLLTQLLTNNSNEETVAPQNSSVLLTQLLTNNASENSNLYRQSQSPVQNSAIRIKEESGLTTYLTDTPATTLIITSPVTFNSVPSPSTDHSMLNSFSSSNSPTLDHAAQCLNSPTSSQGSIGSPIQDSGSRDQRRVGHIHAEQKRRYNIKNGFDVIYSLIPHLNQNPNARLSKAAMLQKGAEYIRQLRQEREQLKEEMSNLRQQIESLNTSISNCQSMLPTNIAPINIRRDGKMQELFDEYVRNRTVENWKYWIFSLIFRPLLVSFNNVVSTSSMEDLYRSTILWVEQHCTLGDLRPVVLNSLRYLCTKTEILSEPERLPDEARQLCLSSSNNPS
- the LOC123678738 gene encoding MLX-interacting protein isoform X2 — its product is MFGTNIKSLKVNKPERETIHSGHFMVSHFEAEEQDDEDEVAVPVPEENSNTTTIVPVKQFSTGVKDVLKNTTQQHLEIDTSLSKLFQCMTLAYRQKLTSPKWNRFRGIRLRWKEKIRLNNVIWRCWHLQFIKNWQINICQFASPLDVDTHSKPEAIVLEGKYWKRKLHAVTAEYKKWRMFHRHHSSSHQKDSQDTIMNEVGLWDSQSNESVHMLVDEDYMDLMSDTLFSTITNQPFHFPDSREIAKAGLADFIQPSLGPLQPNLDDYMDTFEQELMLSKLPTVPEEQHESIYKSPVGWPYSELDLITSNTTISGSSSSQAQYSQTIQSVPVEKTQMLTPQTIQSSNFNQVLLPIESTYSQRQPPPAPPPTYQTDVISRTKSSERSNKFVENQIMQNNTIYRNFSDPPRNIPLGICEDITTTKNPQQSQPSLSTMSEASQFKLPQAAADLRPVSNQGYKFSQPLARPNIKFTTPVSQKDENNHHSRSSGPSRTKHRSRSSTREPIKRPPLLSAVSDPALLTPTNSVLLTQLLTNNSNEETVAPQNSSVLLTQLLTNNASENSNLYRQSQSPVQNSAIRIKEESGLTTYLTDTPATTLIITSPVTFNSVPSPSTDHSMLNSFSSSNSPTLDHAAQCLNSPTSSQGSIGSPIQDSGSRDQRRVGHIHAEQKRRYNIKNGFDVIYSLIPHLNQNPNARLSKAAMLQKGAEYIRQLRQEREQLKEEMSNLRQQIESLNTSISNCQSMLPTNIAPINIRRDGKMQELFDEYVRNRTVENWKYWIFSLIFRPLLVSFNNVVSTSSMEDLYRSTILWVEQHCTLGDLRPVVLNSLRYLCTKTEILSEPERLPDEARQLCLSSSNNPS
- the LOC123678738 gene encoding MLX-interacting protein isoform X3; this translates as MFGTNIKSLKVNKPERETIHSGHFMVSHFEAEEQDDEDEVAVPVPEENSNTTTIVPVKQFSTGVKDVLKNTTQQHLEIDTSLSKLFQCMTLAYRQKLTSPKWNRFRGIRLRWKEKIRLNNVIWRCWHLQFIKNWQINICQFASPLDVDTHSKPEAIVLEGKYWKRKLHAVTAEYKKWRMFHRHHSSSHQKDSQDTIMNEVGLWDSQSNESVHMLVDEDYMDLMSDTLFSTITNQPFHFPDSREIAKAGLADFIQPSLGPLQPNLDDYMDTFEQELMLSKLPTVPEEQHESIYKSPVGWPYSELDLITSNTTISGSSSSQAQYSQTIQSVPVEKTQMLTPQTIQSSNFNQVLLPIESTYSQRQPPPAPPPTYQTDVISRTKSSERSNKFVENQIMQNNTIYRNFSDPPRNIPLGICEDITTTKNPQQSQPSLSTMSEASQFKLPQAAADLRPVSNQGYKFSQPLARPNIKFTTPVSQVHNTTMHYPSVQSQNYNTYSPTYKVKDENNHHSRSSGPSRTKHRSRSSTREPIKRPPLLSAVSDPALLTPTNSVLLTQLLTNNSNEETVAPQNSSVLLTQLLTNNASENSNLYRQSQSPVQNSAIRIKEESGLTTYLTDTPATTLIITSPVTFNSVPSPSTDHSMLNSFSSSNSPTLDHAAQCLNSPTSSQGSIGSPIQDSGSRDQRRVGHIHAEQKRRYNIKNGFDVIYSLIPHLNQNPNARPFSLTSFFS